GGTTTCCTTCCGACGCGAGGAGCTCGACGATCATCCGCCTGTATTTCTTCAGCCGCTCGGTGTTTGTCTGGACAACCATGCCTTCAGTCGGTTTCGTCGTGCAGGCCGGTTGAAGCTTTGGAGAGCCACCGATCTCCACCAGGCAGAGGCGGCAAGCACCGAAGGTTGACAGGCCCTCCAGGAAGCAGAGCGTCGGGATATGAATCTTGTGCTCGCGCGCCACATGGAGTATCGTGTCGGTGTCCTGGGCGCTAAACGTTTCGCCGTCGATCGTAAATGTGATAATCGCCATATGTTATGCCTTCTTCTCCAGCGCGCTGGAATTCTCGGGTGTTTCCACGAATCCTTCCGATTCTTTCAACACCGAAGTATATTCATGCTCAAAAAAGCGTATGCTCGAGAGCACCGGATTTGGCGCCCCCTGTCCGAGCCCGCACAGGCTCGTTTCTTTCACCATCGCGCACAGCTCCTTCAGCAGCTCAAAATCTTCGTACGTCGCCTTGCCGCTTACCACTTTTTCCAGCAGACCATGGATGTGTTTTGTGCCGACGCGGCATGGGATGCATTTGCCGCACGATTCATCCATCGAGAATTCCATGAAGTACTTCGCAACATCCACCATGCTCGCGGTGTTGTCCATGACGATCATACCGCCGCTTCCCATGAAGGAACCGACTGACGGGAGCGATTCATAATCGACTGGAAGATCAAGGTGTTCTTTCGTGACATATCCGCCCGAAGGGCCGCCGATCTGTGCTGCCTTGAACTCTGTTCCTTCCGGCGTGCCGCCGCCGATGTCAAAGATCACCTTGCGAAGAGGGACGCCCATGGGCACTTCAATCAACCCGGTGTTGCGGACATTTCCTGCGAGTGCAAAGACTTTCGTCCCCGCGCTTTTCGGCGTTCCAATTCCCGAAAACCACGCGCTCCCTTTGTTGATGATCGGTGCGACATTGGCGAACGTTTCGACGTTATTGATGAGGGTGGGCATGTCCCACAGCCCCTTTTCGCTCGGATACGGCGGGCGCGGTTTGGGTCTGCCGCGACGCCCCATGACGGAGCGCATGAGCGCGGTCTCTTCGCCGCACACAAAGGCGCCGGCCCCGATCCGAAGATCGATGCGGAAGTTGAACTGCGACTCGAGAATTCTGTTTCCCAGAAGCCCGATTCGTTCCGCCTGCTTGATTGCGAGTTTCAGTCGATCAATGGCCAGCGGATATTCTGCGCGGACATAGATGAATCCCTGTCCTGCCCCGACTGCGTAGCCGGCAATTGCCATCCCTTCAAGGATCCGATGCGGATCCCCTTCCAGGACGCTGCGATCCATGAACGCTCCGGGATCACCTTCGTCGGCGTTGCACACGACGTACTTCTGCTCCCCCTTGTTCTTGCGGACAAGCGACCACTTCAGCCCCGTGAGGTATCCGGCGCCGCCCCGCCCGCGCAATCCGCTTTTGCGAATTTCCTCGACGACTTCATCAGGTGAAAGCTCGGAAAGCGCTTTCGCCAGGGCCTCGTATCCGCCGTTGGCGACATACTCGTCAATGCTCTCTGCGTTGATACGCCCCATGTTTTCGAGCACGATCTTGAATTGCGAAGCGAAAAACGGCGAGGAGAGATCGAGCATATGTTCTTTGACGGGCCGTCCCCCGGCGATGTGCTCATCCACGATGCGGCGTGCAATGTCGGCAGTGACGCGCTGGTACAGAATATTGTCTGTCTGCACATAGATCAGCGGGCCTTCGCCGCACAGCCCCAGACAGCCCGTTCCGAGCACTTCGCATGTTTTCGTCAGTCCTTTTTCCTGGAGCGCACTCTTCAGGGATTCGCGTGCCGCGTCGCAACCGCTTGACACGCAGCCTGCGGACGCGCAGTACAATATCCGGTGGGTAAACTGGGCTTGACGCTCCCGTTCCTTTTCCGCGAGTTCGCGGAGATCTTCGACTGTCATGCTGCAACCTCCGCAGGCTCTTCCTGCCATCGTTTGACACGTTTCATGGATTCATCGACAGAAAGTTTTCCCGCCACTGCATCGTCGAGCACTGCGACCGGAGCCAGGCCGCATGATCCTACGCACCGCGCCGAGATGAGCGATATCTTTCCGTCTTTGGTCGTCTCGCCGAATTTGCAGCTGCATTGATGCTCCACAGCCTTCTGAATGTCCGCCGCTCCCTTCACATAGCACGCCGTGCCTGTGCAAAGAACAAACGTGTGCTTGCCCTGGGGCTTGAGGCGGAAGAAATGGTAGAAGGTGGCAACGCCGTGTACTCGGCTGAGAGGTAATTTGAGCTTGTGGGCAATGTACACGAGCAGATCGTCTTCGAGATAGCCGAAGATCCCCTGCGCGACGTGCAGAATCTCGATCAGCGCATCACCGCTCGCCTGATGCTTCGTGATTGCCCGGTCCAGCAGCTTGAAGCGGTTATCGCCGCTCGGATGCGTTGATGGTTTCTTTGCTTCGGTAGGCATAATAATTGCGTTTTCGTCTTATGGTCGTGATCTACATGAGACATGGTCGGCGACAACACAGCCCGGGGGCTGTTGCGGCACGCGTTCGCCGCCCTTCGTGACGAGCGAAGCACTGCGCGCATGACAAACAAAGGCGTGGCAGAAAGCTAAAAAGCTGCTGCAATGCTCGCACGGTGATGCCAACGGAGGAACTGTGAATCGAGGCTCTTTCGATGCTGACGACAGAAGCAACGTTGCAAAGCAGATTAAAACGAGCAGAATCTACTTCTGGAACATACTGATGGAGAAATCCAACGACATTCTGTGATCGTGAAAGCTCGCGCCTTGTTCCTCATCACTTCCGTGGAAATCCACGGTGCTACGGTCCATGATTTCTGGCAATATCAATGCCAATAGATTCTGGCTCAAAATGGCAAGAAAACCGGTAGTCCCTTCCGGCAATTGCGAACCCGAATCCTCTTCATTTCCAGAATCGTGAATGCAAACAATGATGTTTGTCAGTACGCAACTCAATCCTGACAGAAGAGCGACCGAATGTGACTGGATGTCCTGTGAACCGTAGGAATGGGCGAAGAAGGGGGAAAATCAGCGGATGGCTTCGAGAATCTGCGGAACAACCTCATATTTCTTGAACGGCGGCATAAGATATGCGCCTGCAACGAGATGACGTGCTTCGAGAAGAAACTCCTTCGTCAACTCAACGCCTGCGGCAGCCGCTTTATCACCTGCGTTTCGGAGTTTTTCTCTGGTGCTTTCAGGAATGATCATTCCTGGTATTTCATTGTGCAGGAATTCGGCGTGCCGGTGACTTCTGAGCGGAAGCACCCCGAGCATGACCGGCGTCTTCCATTGCTCGATCTGTTTGATGAACTGCTCAAGTGTCCTCATTTCATACATCGGCTGCGTAAAAATAATATTCACGCCTGCCTCGATTTTTTTCGATAACCGCCTGATCTCGCGATCCATGTCATCTGCTTTCGGGTTTGCCGCGCACGCGATCATGAACGAAGTTCTCTGTTCGATGGAATTACCCATCAGATCCTTGCCGGCATTCATCGCGCTGAGGGCACGAATGAGTCCTACGGAATCCACGTCGAAAACAGACGTCGCATGCGGATAGTCGCCGATGCTTGCAGGATCACCTGTGATACAGAGAATGTTGCGCAGTCCTAACGCGTGGGCGCCGAGCAATTCGGATTGCAGGCCGATCATGTTTCTGTCGCGCGTCGTAAGATGGGTCATCGCTTCGATGCCGACTTCTTTTTGGATCAGGAAGGAGAGCGCAATCGGACTGATGCGTAGCCGGGCGCGCGCACCATCGGTAAGGTTGATTGCGTCGACTCCATGGCGATGGAGGTAGCGGGCGCCATCGATGACCGAGGACATATCGAGTCCCCGCGGGACATCGAGTTCAGCGGTGACCAGGAATTTCTTTCCGATGTTTCGCTCAAACAACGAACGGGTATCCGGCAGCTGTTCGGCAACGGCGGCGTCTCCACCTGGTTTCGGTTTACGTCCGGAAGAAACCACGGCGGTCTCCCGAACGGTGATGTCCGGAGCCGGGCTGCCTGCGAGCTCATCCAGGGTCTTGCGCATTGCCCTGATGTGGGCAGGCGTCGAGCCGCAGCATGCGCCTATGAGCGTCACTCCTGCCTGTACCAGCTCCCGTGCGTACGCCGCGAGGTAATCAGGCGAGGTGTGGTACACAGAGCGTCCATCCTGCAGTGTGGGAATCCCGGCGGCCGGCTGGGCCGAAAGAATGATGCCATCCTTGTACATCGCCCGGATGATGCTGAACATTCTCTGCGGACCAACGGTACAGTTGGCCCCGATGACGTCGGCACCCCGTTCCAACAAGTGCTCAACGACCTCGAGCGGAAATGATCCGGCAAGAATCGAACCGTCTTCGGCGAACGCCTTTTGGGCAACAATCGGAATGGTGGTGAGCTCCTTCGCCGCCGCGATGGCTTCATCGAGCTCATGGAGACTGACAAATGTTTCGAGGAGAAGCAGATCGATCCCTCCTTCGAGAAGGATTTCGATCTGTTCTTTGAACGCTGAGCGGGCCTGGGAGAGCTTGATTTTTCCAATCGGCTCGAGCAGTTTTCCCGTGGGTCCAACAGAACCGGCAACGTACACATCGTCCCTGGCAGCCCTGCGCGCAATGTCCACGGCAGCCCGGTTAATTTCTTTTATCCGGTCTTCAAGATGAAACTGAGCAAGCCGGAACCGGTTGGCTGAGAACGTATTCGTCTCGATGATCTCCGCGCCGGCATCGATATATTCACGATGGATGCGCTCGACAGTTTTAGGGTTCTTGAGATTCTGAATCTCATGCGGTCGATCGCTGTAGTCATACAAATCCAGCAGCGTTCCCATCGCGCCATCGCACAGAATCGGACCCCGTTTCAACCGTTCGCGAAAATCGAGCTTCAAAGCATTCTCCACAACATTGTGTGTTCTTGTCAGCGGGTTTCTGATTGCGGAACTTTGGCGATGACAACTACGCTGTCGAGCCAGGCTCCGGATTTTTCAACAACGAGGAGGCCGCGCACCGAGTCGCCGACTTCAATTCCCTGCATCCTGGTGGTATCCGGCATGCTAAACGGCATTGTCATAGCCTTCATGTACTGGGGGATCTCTTCGTGTGCGATGACAATTCGCTTGCGGGCGGGTTGAAGAGCCATCACGAGGCCCTTGATGTGGTAGGTGCGCGCAGAGCCCGGATCTTTTCCCGCCTGTTTGTGACACCCGGCAGCGGACATAAGGAAAAACACCAGGGAGAGAACTGCCGTGCGAGTTTTGTTTCGGCGAGCGCTCATCACCGTTCATGTGCCTGCGATGAGAGCTTCCGCAATCTGCACTGCGTTCGTCGCAGCTCCTTTGCGTATGTTATCCGAGACGATCCAGAGATTGATGCCGTGGGGAACCGTGTCGTCCAATCGGATCCGGCCGACGAAGACATCGTCTTTGTCGAACGCCGTCAGCGGCATTGGATAGACATTGTGGGCGGGATCATCCTGCAGGACGACACCCGGAGCATGGTTGAGAACCTCGCGCACTTCGTCCACAGTGCACGGTTTCGCAAACTCAATGTTAACAGATTCGCTGTGGCCTCCCATCACGGGAACCCGGACCGTCGTCGCCGTGACGGGGATGTCGGCTTCCATGATCTTCTTCGTTTCGAGTTTCATCTTCACTTCTTCCTTCGTGTACCCGTCATCGAAGAAGACATCGATATGAGGCAGGCAGTTGTATGCGATGGGGTGCGGAAACTTCTTGTCGCGCAGGGGCCGCTGCGCCACCTCGTCTTCGAGCTGTGCAACCGCCCGCTGACCTGCGCCGGTCACCGACTGGTACGTCGATACCACCACACGTTTGATCGTGTACCGATCATGCAATGGTTTCAGAACAACGACCATCTGGATGGTCGAGCAGTTCGGATTGGCGATGATCCCCTTGTGTTTGAATGCCTGATGGCGGTTGACCTCCGGAACGACCAGCGGCACATCTTCATCCATGCGGAACGCGCTGCTGTTGTCGATAACTACTGTTCCCGCCTTCACGGCATGAGGAGCAAATTCCTTGCTGACGCTTGCACCGGCAGAGAACAGAGCGAAGTGGATGCCTTTGAATTTTTCAGGGGTGAGTGTCTCGACTTCAATAGTCCTGCCATTGAACGTCACTTGCTTTCCGGCCGACCGCTCAGACGCCAACGGCAGCAGCCGATTGACAGGAAACTTCCGTTCCTCCAGTACACGCATCATTGTCCTGCCAACGAGCCCGGTCGCCCCGACTACCGCCACATCATATGCTTTCATCGTCGCCTTCTCTCCCATCACTATAACAATTGTTCGATCGTCTGCCGCTCGCGTATGACGCGGACTTTGTCACCGTTGACAAGAACCTCGGCTGGACGCAGCCGGGCGTTGTAGTTGGAGGAAAGTGAAAAACCGTATGCCCCTGCGGTCATAACCGCGAGGACATCGTCCCTTTTTGACTTGTTCAGAGACCGGTCGCGCGCAAGAAAATCGCCTGTTTCGCAGATTGGCCCGACAACGTCTACCCGCTCGTGCTCATACGTCTGCAGTTTGAGAGGAACAACCTGGTGATAGGCATTGTACAGACTCGGGCGGAGCAAATCGTTCATCCCTGCGTCTACAACCACGAATTTCTTGAGGCCGTTCTCTTTCGTATAGAGAACTTTGGTCAGGAGCGCTCCGGAATTGGCGACGATCGAGCGACCCGGCTCAAACCAGAGAGTGCACCCCGTTTCCTGAAGAACAGGCAGCACTCCCTCGATGAAGAGATTCAATGGAGGAACCGGTATCGCGTCCGATTCCTGCGGCAAACCCTCACACGCCAGCGCATTCAAATACTGGACGCCAAACCCACCTCCGAAATCAAGGTGACTAATCGGCAATCCCGCTTCGCGCAGCGATCGCACCATCCCGGCAAGAAATCGGGCGGCCTCGACGAACGGCTCAACTCTCGTGATCTGAGAACCGATATGAGCATGGACCCCAATGACCTCGAGGTTCGGGAGCGTCGCCGCATACTGGAAGATGCCGAGCGCTTCTTCAGCTGGAACGCCAAACTTGTTTTGCTTCAAACCGGTCGTGATATACGGATGGCTCTGCGCATCGATGTCGGGATTGACCCTCAAGGTCACACGCGCCTTCTTGCCGAGCCGGAGGGCAACCAGCGAGACGATCTGAAGTTCCTGCGCAGACTCCGTATTGATTGAGTAGATGTCGTTCTTCAGTGCATATTCGATTTCATCGTCCCGCTTACCCACGCCGGCAAAGGTAATCCGCTCCGGCGCAAATCCCGCCATGAGGGCAAAATACAACTCCCCTGACGAGACAACGTCCGCCCCTGCTCCTTCCTGGGCAAGGAGCTTCAGCAACGCCGGGTTAGCGTTTGCCTTCAACGCATAGCAGACGAGGTGGTCTGTGCCGGCCAGAGGGGCCTCGAGCGTCCGGAAATTCTGAATGATCTGCTTCCGGCTGTACACGTACAGAGGTGTGCCGAATTCCTCGACGAGCTCCGATAACGGGACTTCCTCACAGCACAGCTCATGTTCTTCGTAGCGAAATGCGTCCACAAGACTCCTTCTTACGATCGTTTAGGTGGAGAAGAAAAATACTCGATCACAGCATCCGTCAATTTCTCGGGGCCAAAACGAAACGCATCGACCGCCGGCAGACCCGTCAAGTCAGTGATACGCCCGGCTGCTTCCTGTGATTCCTCGTTTGTGAGGCCGACAGAGTTGAGCCCAATGGCAACAACCTTGGTTTCATGGAAATACCTTACGACAGTTTCATGAAACGCGATCAACGTGTTCAGATCCGGAAGCACGAGTCCGTAATCGTCCTTCAAACGGGTCGGCTGATGGCAAAGGATCATCGCATCTGGCATGGTTCCATGAATAAGCCCGAGTGTTACACTCGAATATCCGATGTGCGTCAGCGCGCCCTGCCCCTCCACGAGAATATACTCGTATCCTTCCGCAACCGAACGGTCCACTTCCAGCTCGATCGCCCCTGCGATGTAGTCGCCGATCAGCGAATCGACGGCGACGCCTCTGCCGCGGATCATCATTCCTGTTTGACCCGTCGCTACGAAGTCTGTCCGAAGCCCGCGCCGCACCAGGTCTTTGTGAACCTCCAGCATCGTCGTCATCTTGCCGATATTGCAGTCTGTTCCGATCGTCAGAATGACCTTCGCCGATCGGGTCCGCCACGATCCTCTTGCGACAACCTCTGATTCGGGGAGGATCTTTCTGTAATCTGTCAGACTGACGCCGTGTTCTCCGGCAAGTGTCTTGAATTCAGTGTCGTCGGAAAGAATCGTGTGCAGCCCGCTCAGAATGTGCAGACCGGCCTTGATCGTATTCCGAATAATGTCCCGCCACGCGTCAGGCAATCGTCCGCCTGACGGTGCAATACCGATGAGCAAATGCG
The nucleotide sequence above comes from Ignavibacteriales bacterium. Encoded proteins:
- the lysA gene encoding diaminopimelate decarboxylase, which codes for MDAFRYEEHELCCEEVPLSELVEEFGTPLYVYSRKQIIQNFRTLEAPLAGTDHLVCYALKANANPALLKLLAQEGAGADVVSSGELYFALMAGFAPERITFAGVGKRDDEIEYALKNDIYSINTESAQELQIVSLVALRLGKKARVTLRVNPDIDAQSHPYITTGLKQNKFGVPAEEALGIFQYAATLPNLEVIGVHAHIGSQITRVEPFVEAARFLAGMVRSLREAGLPISHLDFGGGFGVQYLNALACEGLPQESDAIPVPPLNLFIEGVLPVLQETGCTLWFEPGRSIVANSGALLTKVLYTKENGLKKFVVVDAGMNDLLRPSLYNAYHQVVPLKLQTYEHERVDVVGPICETGDFLARDRSLNKSKRDDVLAVMTAGAYGFSLSSNYNARLRPAEVLVNGDKVRVIRERQTIEQLL
- a CDS encoding copper-binding protein, which produces MSARRNKTRTAVLSLVFFLMSAAGCHKQAGKDPGSARTYHIKGLVMALQPARKRIVIAHEEIPQYMKAMTMPFSMPDTTRMQGIEVGDSVRGLLVVEKSGAWLDSVVVIAKVPQSETR
- the hoxE gene encoding bidirectional hydrogenase complex protein HoxE — protein: MPTEAKKPSTHPSGDNRFKLLDRAITKHQASGDALIEILHVAQGIFGYLEDDLLVYIAHKLKLPLSRVHGVATFYHFFRLKPQGKHTFVLCTGTACYVKGAADIQKAVEHQCSCKFGETTKDGKISLISARCVGSCGLAPVAVLDDAVAGKLSVDESMKRVKRWQEEPAEVAA
- a CDS encoding bifunctional homocysteine S-methyltransferase/methylenetetrahydrofolate reductase; this translates as MKLDFRERLKRGPILCDGAMGTLLDLYDYSDRPHEIQNLKNPKTVERIHREYIDAGAEIIETNTFSANRFRLAQFHLEDRIKEINRAAVDIARRAARDDVYVAGSVGPTGKLLEPIGKIKLSQARSAFKEQIEILLEGGIDLLLLETFVSLHELDEAIAAAKELTTIPIVAQKAFAEDGSILAGSFPLEVVEHLLERGADVIGANCTVGPQRMFSIIRAMYKDGIILSAQPAAGIPTLQDGRSVYHTSPDYLAAYARELVQAGVTLIGACCGSTPAHIRAMRKTLDELAGSPAPDITVRETAVVSSGRKPKPGGDAAVAEQLPDTRSLFERNIGKKFLVTAELDVPRGLDMSSVIDGARYLHRHGVDAINLTDGARARLRISPIALSFLIQKEVGIEAMTHLTTRDRNMIGLQSELLGAHALGLRNILCITGDPASIGDYPHATSVFDVDSVGLIRALSAMNAGKDLMGNSIEQRTSFMIACAANPKADDMDREIRRLSKKIEAGVNIIFTQPMYEMRTLEQFIKQIEQWKTPVMLGVLPLRSHRHAEFLHNEIPGMIIPESTREKLRNAGDKAAAAGVELTKEFLLEARHLVAGAYLMPPFKKYEVVPQILEAIR
- a CDS encoding DUF1611 domain-containing protein, with the translated sequence MQRRILALAEGRFSPLKSKTANGAIAYLPGEVIGVIDSTKAGMNAQQVLGYGGPIPVVRNLDEGLRLNPTHLLIGIAPSGGRLPDAWRDIIRNTIKAGLHILSGLHTILSDDTEFKTLAGEHGVSLTDYRKILPESEVVARGSWRTRSAKVILTIGTDCNIGKMTTMLEVHKDLVRRGLRTDFVATGQTGMMIRGRGVAVDSLIGDYIAGAIELEVDRSVAEGYEYILVEGQGALTHIGYSSVTLGLIHGTMPDAMILCHQPTRLKDDYGLVLPDLNTLIAFHETVVRYFHETKVVAIGLNSVGLTNEESQEAAGRITDLTGLPAVDAFRFGPEKLTDAVIEYFSSPPKRS
- a CDS encoding SLBB domain-containing protein — encoded protein: MTVEDLRELAEKERERQAQFTHRILYCASAGCVSSGCDAARESLKSALQEKGLTKTCEVLGTGCLGLCGEGPLIYVQTDNILYQRVTADIARRIVDEHIAGGRPVKEHMLDLSSPFFASQFKIVLENMGRINAESIDEYVANGGYEALAKALSELSPDEVVEEIRKSGLRGRGGAGYLTGLKWSLVRKNKGEQKYVVCNADEGDPGAFMDRSVLEGDPHRILEGMAIAGYAVGAGQGFIYVRAEYPLAIDRLKLAIKQAERIGLLGNRILESQFNFRIDLRIGAGAFVCGEETALMRSVMGRRGRPKPRPPYPSEKGLWDMPTLINNVETFANVAPIINKGSAWFSGIGTPKSAGTKVFALAGNVRNTGLIEVPMGVPLRKVIFDIGGGTPEGTEFKAAQIGGPSGGYVTKEHLDLPVDYESLPSVGSFMGSGGMIVMDNTASMVDVAKYFMEFSMDESCGKCIPCRVGTKHIHGLLEKVVSGKATYEDFELLKELCAMVKETSLCGLGQGAPNPVLSSIRFFEHEYTSVLKESEGFVETPENSSALEKKA
- a CDS encoding aspartate-semialdehyde dehydrogenase, with the translated sequence MKAYDVAVVGATGLVGRTMMRVLEERKFPVNRLLPLASERSAGKQVTFNGRTIEVETLTPEKFKGIHFALFSAGASVSKEFAPHAVKAGTVVIDNSSAFRMDEDVPLVVPEVNRHQAFKHKGIIANPNCSTIQMVVVLKPLHDRYTIKRVVVSTYQSVTGAGQRAVAQLEDEVAQRPLRDKKFPHPIAYNCLPHIDVFFDDGYTKEEVKMKLETKKIMEADIPVTATTVRVPVMGGHSESVNIEFAKPCTVDEVREVLNHAPGVVLQDDPAHNVYPMPLTAFDKDDVFVGRIRLDDTVPHGINLWIVSDNIRKGAATNAVQIAEALIAGT